The following is a genomic window from Candidatus Neomarinimicrobiota bacterium.
ATCCATCCCATGTAACGTGGTGTCTGGATCATGGCGAGATAACCTCCCCTTTTATCTGATCCCCGCCTAAAAGGGCATTGATTTTAGTCTTTAAAATGTCGATAGCGACCCGGTTGTAGGCTCCTTCAGGGATAATGATGTCGGCGAACCGTTTGGTGGGTTCCACGAATTGCAGGTGCATGGGACGCACGGTCTTATAGTACTGGTCCACTACCGATTCGATTGAGCGGCCCCGGGTTTTTACGT
Proteins encoded in this region:
- a CDS encoding uridine kinase (functions in pyrimidine salvage; pyrimidine ribonucleoside kinase; phosphorylates nucleosides or dinucleosides to make UMP or CMP using ATP or GTP as the donor); this encodes VKTRGRSIESVVDQYYKTVRPMHLQFVEPTKRFADIIIPEGAYNRVAIDILKTKINALLGGDQIKGEVISP